The following proteins are encoded in a genomic region of Neurospora crassa OR74A linkage group VI, whole genome shotgun sequence:
- a CDS encoding PrnX protein has protein sequence MTFSILTDDEIKSLLDNLTLDELESFRENLRDALHVYSTGAHTPGQALIHQPERTVVRSGITGATTLFMPSCSPAGHGVKVITLSSAEQIVKSTQQEEAGQDATTPLIRPTGAITLFNPNGSPRGIIHASTVTAFRTALASLCLVHKRDHVKTITVFGCGEQAYWHVRLTLLLRGSTIKYVNVINRRFSPSCGAMLRRFYEVSPAIKAREGWTNTHFGVLTPSYGEYERLLRDQVRSADVIFCCTPSTACLFDGNILTERDARRKGRLIVAIGSYTPQMREVPIELIQQAVKIQDQAGKRIIHHHKHAIEGGVVVVDTLDGALKEAGELIEAGLGPRHLVELGELVMLNRIALSETDNDSSHTSTDVDTDTLSASASTLTINVAPTEDKDSSSSSAKDSIEKIRRPRHSRHLSLQSIVHRASRSRSRSSNPDRGDDYEEKKKEKKKKKETEDELARWLQKGNVIYKSVGLGLMDLTVGMQLVDFAEQKGVGTHIPAF, from the exons ATGACATTTTCCATCCTCACCGACGACGAAATCAAGTCGCTGTTGGACAACCTCACACTAGACGAGCTCGAGTCCTTCCGCGAGAACCTTAGAGATGCTCTCCACGTATACTCTACCGGAGCTCATACGCCCGGCCAAGCTCTCATCCACCAGCCCGAGCGAACGGTAGTCCGCAGCGGCATCACCGGCGCCACCACTTTGTTCATGCCATCATGTAGTCCAGCCGGTCACGGTGTCAAGG TCATCACCCTCTCTTCCGCCGAGCAAATAGTCAAGTCGacacaacaagaagaagccggcCAAGACGCCACCACCCCGCTCATCCGGCCCACGGGCGCCATCACCTTATTCAACCCCAACGGCTCTCCGCGGGGCATCATCCACGCCAGCACGGTAACCGCCTTCCGCACGGCACTGGCCTCCTTATGTCTGGTCCATAAGCGCGACCACGTCAAGACCATCACCGTCTTCGGCTGCGGCGAGCAAGCCTACTGGCACGTGCGCCTGACCTTACTCCTGCGCGGGTCCACCATCAAGTACGTCAACGTGATCAACCGGCGCTTCTCGCCCTCGTGCGGCGCTATGCTGCGGCGGTTCTACGAGGTCTCGCCTGCCATCAAGGCGCGCGAAGGGTGGACGAATACGCACTTTGGCGTGTTGACGCCCAGCTATGGCGAGTATGAGCGGTTGCTAAGGGACCAGGTTCGGAGCGCGGATGTGATTTTCTGCTGCACGCCCAGCACGGCGTGTCTCTTTGATGGCAATATCTTGACGGAAAGGGATGCAAGGAGGAAGGGCAGGCTGATTGTGGCGATTGGAAGTTATACGCCGCAGATGAGGGAGGTGCCGATTGAGCTGATTCAACAGGCGGTGAAGATTCAGGATCAGGCGGGGAAGAGGATCATTCACCATCATAAGCATGCGATCGAGGggggcgtggtggtggttgataCCCTGGACGGAGCGTTGAAGGAGGCCGGGGAGTTGATTGAGGCTGGACTGGGGCCAAGGCATTTGGTTGA ACTCGGAGAACTAGTAATGCTCAACCGCATCGCCCTCTCCGAAACCGACAACGACTCCTCCCATACTTCGACAGACGTCGACACCGACaccctctccgcctccgcctccacgCTAACCATCAATGTCGCTCCCACCGAGGATAaggactcctcctcctcctctgccaaGGACAGCATAGAAAAAATAAGGCGCCCTCGCCACAGCCGCCACCTCTCCCTCCAGAGCATCGTCCACCGcgcctcccgctcccgcaGCCGTAGCAGCAACCCCGATCGCGGTGACGACTacgaagagaaaaagaaggaaaagaagaagaagaaggagacggaAGACGAGCTGGCCCGCTGGCTGCAAAAGGGCAACGTCATCTACAAGAGCGTCGGTCTCGGATTGATGGACTTGACGGTCGGCATGCAGCTGGTGGATTTCGCGGAGCAGAAGGGAGTGGGCACTCATATTCCGGCCTTTTAG
- a CDS encoding VEG136 protein, translating into MAPALCAICKTERANIKRPKNHARVCKGCFLTLFEEEVHHTIVSSNLFYPGERVAIGASGGKDSTVLASVLKTLNERYNYGLELVLLSIDEGIKGYRDDSLETVKRNAVQYDMPLKIVGYDELYGWTMDQVVETIGKKGNCTYCGVFRRQALDRGAKMLDIKHVVTGHNADDVAETILMNLLRGDMGRLARSTNIVTGDDSSDVKRSKPLKYAYEKEIVMYAYHKKLDYFSTECIYSPEAFRGTARALIKQLERIRPSAILDILRSGEDMARLVPGESASSCGCKGKSKPPAATAAEDDGGIGGCGSNGAASGNEMAAMEKQLRENEAAEELEVDVSKLSLAGRAAESETDGAVPLKTNKNSKPVTRQTLGNCKRCGYMSSQEVCQACMLLEGLNKNRAQIQI; encoded by the coding sequence ATGGCTCCAGCACTTTGCGCCATCTGCAAAACCGAGCGAGCAAACATCAAGCGGCCAAAGAACCACGCCAGAGTCTGCAAGGGCTGCTTCCTTACACTCTTCGAGGAAGAGGTCCACCATACCATCGTATCATCTAACCTATTCTACCCCGGCGAGCGAGTGGCTATCGGCGCGTCAGGCGGCAAGGACTCAACTGTGCTCGCTTCAGTCCTCAAGACTCTGAACGAACGTTACAACTACGGACTCGAACTCGTTCTACTCAGTATCGATGAAGGCATCAAGGGTTACCGAGACGACTCCCTGGAGACGGTCAAGCGAAATGCCGTGCAGTACGACATGCCGTTGAAGATTGTAGGGTACGATGAGCTCTACGGGTGGACGATGGACCAGGTCGTGGAGACGATTGGCAAGAAGGGCAACTGCACATACTGCGGCGTCTTCCGACGACAGGCTCTCGATCGTGGGGCCAAAATGCTCGACATCAAGCACGTGGTAACGGGACACAACGCCGATGATGTGGCCGAGACGATTCTCATGAACCTACTGCGTGGAGACATGGGACGCCTGGCACGGAGTACGAACATTGTAACTGGAGACGACAGTTCTGATGTCAAGAGGAGTAAGCCGCTCAAGTATGCTTACGAAAAGGAGATTGTCATGTATGCGTATCACAAGAAGTTGGACTACTTTAGCACAGAGTGCATTTACAGCCCGGAGGCGTTCCGTGGCACCGCCAGAGCTCTGATCAAGCAGCTGGAGAGGATACGACCGAGCGCCATCTTGGATATTCTCCGTAGCGGCGAGGACATGGCGAGACTAGTACCAGGAGAGTCGGCTTCATCTTGTGGTTGCAAGGGCAAATCCAAGCCACCCGCGGCAACTGCTgccgaggatgatggtggcATTGGCGGCTGTGGCTCAAACGGAGCTGCCTCTGGCAACGAGATGGCCGCCATGGAGAAGCAGCTGAGAGAGAACGAGGCTGCCGAAGAGCTCGAGGTTGATGTCTCAAAGCTCTCCTTGGCCGGCAGGGCAGCGGAATCAGAGACAGATGGTGCAGTTCCGTTGAAGACGAACAAGAACTCCAAGCCAGTAACACGGCAGACGTTGGGTAACTGCAAGCGCTGCGGTTACATGTCTAGTCAGGAGGTTTGTCAGGCATGCATGCTTTTGGAGGGTCTCAACAAGAACAGAGCACAGATTCAGATCTGA
- a CDS encoding nicotinamide N-methyltransferase, which yields MTVNPEWVSAFWVPCFHLLSAEVCFKVFRWCIAHCNKLQIRHIVLHLAVQALQRCQLGGFLAINSTISFTMSKPEEVVNHVPEDEGSDIEAGGLFEDPPDFYPPSPPPTTEHYTMKNGDDITLHLVGHSPLEAHTLWNGAVIISQYFEEHPEEVKDRTVLEIGAAAGLPSLVAAVLGAKKVVVTDFPDPDIVDVMWKNIRGCPMLAVDREEDRNIVADGYVWGGKEAPLLAHLGEQKEGEAGFDVLILADLLFRHSEHSKLVDTIQFTLKKKPGSKAFVVFTSYRPWLQHKDLAFFDLARERGFIVDKFLEVKTEKPLFENDPGDEEIRKTVTGWTVRWPTDDEKAAAKADA from the coding sequence ATGACCGTGAATCCAGAGTGGGTTTCAGCGTTTTGGGTGCCGTGTTTTCATCTTCTCAGTGCTGAGGTGTGCTTCAAAGTTTTCAGGTGGTGCATAGCTCACTGCAACAAACTCCAAATTCGGCATATTGTTCTGCATCTTGCAGTACAGGCGTTGCAGCGGTGTCAACTCGGCGGATTCCTCGCAATAAATTCGACAATTTCATTCACCATGTCGAAACCTGAGGAGGTGGTCAACCACGTCCCCGAAGATGAGGGCTCTGATATCGAGGCCGGCGGGCTCTTCGAAGACCCTCCTGACTTTTaccctccttcgcctcccCCGACTACAGAGCACTACACCATGAAGAATGGCGACGACATTACCCTGCACCTTGTCGGCCACAGCCCTCTCGAGGCTCACACCCTATGGAACGGAGCCGTCATCATCTCACAGTACTTTGAGGAGCACCCCGAGGAGGTTAAGGACCGTACTGTCCTGGAGATCGGCGCCGCTGCTGGTCTTCCCAGCTTGGTGGCTGCAGTGCTTGGAGCCAAAAAGGTTGTCGTGACCGACTTCCCGGATCCGGACATTGTGGACGTTATGTGGAAGAACATCCGGGGCTGCCCCATGTTGGCGGTTGACCGCGAGGAGGATCGCAACATTGTTGCCGACGGCTATGTATGGGGCGGTAAGGAGGCTCCCTTGCTGGCCCATTTGGGTGaacagaaggaaggagaggctGGGTTCGATGTGTTGATTTTGGCCGATCTTCTTTTCCGTCACTCGGAACACAGCAAGCTGGTCGACACCATCCAGTTTAcactgaagaagaagcccgGCAGCAAGGCGTTCGTTGTCTTTACCTCCTACCGCCCATGGCTTCAGCACAAGGACTTGGCTTTCTTCGATCTGGCCCGCGAGAGAGGCTTCATTGTCGACAAGTTCCTTGAAGTCAAGACCGAGAAGCCTTTGTTCGAGAACGACCCCGGTGATGAGGAGATTCGCAAGACCGTCACTGGCTGGACTGTGCGCTGGCCCACGGACGACGAGAAGGCGGCGGCCAAGGCGGACGCATGA
- a CDS encoding EH domain binding protein epsin 2, with the protein MSKVIRSVKNVTKGYSAAQVKVRDATSNDPWGPTGTQMGQIAQMTYGTSTEFYEIMDMLDKRLNDKGKNWRHVLKALKVMDYILHEGSEMVVTWAKQNIFIIKTLREFQYIDEEGKDVGNNVRVAAKDLTALLLDEERLREERTDRRAWKSRMQYGEEMPQHHAEPSRPRPRQHRAQYADEDDAEYKLAIEASKHQEEEDRKRRERALAEVDDDDLAKAIKLSKEEEERRRRELEETNAAALFDDTPAQTTQPQFTGFNQGYQQGSAVDFFANPLDQNQLQAQQTAYMNNAFTGYGQQPMGYQQTGYQNGFQNGFQPQPTGIYDPYGQQQQQQQPQGFMAQPTGYNPYANQQQQQPQFDNSSSTLQPGSNNPWASNNNNNSQQSAIKPMPTGSNNPFAQKSPYKAPSMPALSSLPEQKTLSSFPQISVTSSNSPFNTFGSQSQQQQQPQQQQPQFQQQPQQPQRELSEHEQKLNALLASGEGMDTFGNTGNLRIPAQHTAPGTFVNSAGAGLNKITTEATGNNPFLKQQFTGLPTISYGGQQMPAATGPAGMGMNMGYGGMNGGYQQQQMGSSNPFAAGGQQQQRQQQGGQGDLISF; encoded by the exons ATGTCCAAGGTAATTCGCAGCGTCAAAAACGTCACAAAGGGTTACTCGGCCGCCCAGGTCAAAGTGCGCGATG CGACAAGTAACGACCCATGGGGACCTACAGGAACCCAGATGGGGCAAATCGCCCAGATGACGTACGGCAC AAGCACCGAGTTCTACGAAATCATGGACATGCTCGACAAGCGACTGAACGATAAGGGCAAGAACTGGCGTCACGTCCTGAAGGCATTGAAGGTTATGGACTACATTTTGCACGAGGGATccgagatggtggtgacgtGGGCCAAGCAGAACATCTTTATTATCAAGACACTGCGCGAGTTCCAATACATTGACGAGGAGGGCAAGGACGTTGGAAACAACG TCCGTGTCGCCGCCAAGGATCTTACTGCGCTGCTCCTAGACGAGGAGAGATTGCGCGAGGAGCGTACTGACCGAAGAGCCTGGAAATCGCGTATGCAGTACGGAGAGGAGATGCCCCAGCACCACGCCGAACCGTCGCGTCCCCGCCCCCGGCAGCATAGAGCACAGTAtgccgacgaggacgatgcaGAGTACAAGTTGGCGATTGAAGCGAGCAAAcaccaagaggaggaagacaggAAGCGACGTGAGAGGGCTCTCGCCGAGGTGGACGACGATGATCTCGCCAAAGCCATCAAGCTCagcaaggaagaggaggagcgaAGGCGACGGGAGCTCGAGGAGACGAATGCCGCGGCTTTGTTTGATGATACCCCAGCGCAGACGACCCAGCCTCAGTTCACCGGTTTCAACCAAGGCTATCAGCAAGGCAGTGCGGTGGATTTCTTTGCTAACCCACTTGATCAGAACCAGCTGCAGGCTCAACAAACTGCTTACATGAACAATGCATTCACCGGGTACGGGCAGCAACCAATGGGATATCAGCAGACGGGATACCAGAACGGCTTCCAGAACGGCTTCCAGCCCCAGCCTACCGGCATTTACGATCCTTACggtcaacagcagcagcagcaacagccccAAGGATTCATGGCCCAGCCAACGGGCTACAACCCATACGCgaaccagcagcaacagcagccccAATTCGACAACTCCTCGTCGACGTTGCAGCCCGGTAGTAACAACCCTTgggccagcaacaacaacaacaacagccagcAGTCAGCCATCAAGCCAATGCCGACAGGATCGAACAACCCATTCGCGCAAAAGTCACCGTACAAGGCGCCATCGATGCCGGCATTGAGCAGCCTCCCCGAGCAAAAGACACTATCGTCCTTCCCCCAGATCTCCGTTACTTCCTCTAATTCGCCATTTAATACCTTTGGCTCGCAGtcccagcaacagcagcagccccagcagcaacaacctcagTTTCAACAGCAACCGCAACAGCCCCAGCGAGAACTCAGCGAGCATGAGCAGAAGCTCAACGCCCTGCTCGCCAGCGGAGAGGGCATGGACACGTTCGGCAACACGGGTAATCTCCGTATTCCGGCACAACATACCGCCCCTGGAACGTTTGTCAACAGTGCAGGTGCTGGCCTGAACAAGATCACGACCGAGGCGACGGGCAACAACCCTTTCTTGAAGCAGCAGTTCACGGGCTTGCCGACTATATCGTACGGAGGTCAGCAGATGCCTGCGGCGACGGGGCCGGCCGGTATGGGCATGAACATGGGTTACGGCGGCATGAACGGGGGatatcagcagcagcagatggGTAGCAGCAACCCATTTGCGGCGGGTggtcagcaacagcaaaggCAACAGCAGGGTGGCCAGGGTGATTTGATCTCTTTctag
- the hat-6 gene encoding mst2, whose product MADEQLRAEELQQSVMMSEHQAEASTADGDVAMVNQVTITSDMSNIIAKPEPSEADEDQEMHDAQEENDHHDEEMGEGDDAEHSDQGSHDGHDDHDHHEDSGDEHGEEEEHDGEDPEGFDEDAEGDEGDSVHSEEHTSQQHLPSVEEDHDDDEDDDDEGVGAVKIKPGDTDHSESESEEEEDDHSSASSASVSDAESEDEVHWEDAAEHEPAGDEDDDDEGSEKGDSGLCMFCKQDEDHDPAEEFEEYLACAGCGDNAHQQCAREANALASDQALDAWKCPNCASEEGSQTAAGKNHEPTQVNGTETITHPTTRRASAPKLARDLLPPQKHTNPDSHSVFNQLVLDEDPMDGSRVLRKRKTSSVEPPEHIISLRKRRRNTVGTEEEPDESTAGYDEQARPTSARSLRIKISNPAAPVNIVKKTRSSILLRMRVDPTKLQQITSQPPKGDSKRSSRSARSGRSGRSGRSGRKTSGRSGRSRRAAAAADAMEPSTAPFASTSYTQPFYSFYDKETDELKGKPYGGILTDAEADTSKTLPQPEDRRRFDEAKQMAEEEWRQRLLKMQAEIEAPVKKSKKTAGPASQIECIEFGGWEIDTWYAAPYPEEYSRNRVLYICEFCLKYMNSDYVAWRHKLKCPAKHPPGDEIYRHGSISVFEVDGRKNPVYCQNLCLLAKLFLGSKTLYYDVEPFLFYVLCEYDQYGYHFVGYFSKEKRASSQNNVSCILTLPIHQRKGYGNLLIDFSYLLTRVEQKTGSPEKPLSDMGLVSYRNYWRLVMCKYLLEHCSGDPKEKKGLSIKKISDDTGLTPDDVISSLEGLRCLVRDPQTQLYAFRVDLPYCREYVAKWEAKKYVQLEPKALTWTPYVMGRSNATNFELGPALNAIAPREDDETKPTVEEGTVLNGNASQPDGLANQVEKMEIDTSAPTILESTEPNELGIIQPEVISPRSVLKTNGLFPNGSVHGSVHPNDDHDRKAKTEPDADGEDKENPDDWMAQYEGIPPTRFEVVPPVNTSRRGAGVDRIRNTVARLPAVRTNSGSAARPRNPRRTSGVRRVSSAIKPRSSSSSKRKAGGTGRGPGRWPKGTKKSDYGNAESGPGFPPGWLAKQKSLDSTTPKKEGEEGMRDTVHVTPTAESAAGYNMSGSGSGSGSRSANSSGANGNGEDAGSADNGDSFNGGGEDEQADITMKDDDN is encoded by the exons ATGGCCGACGAACAGCTCAGGGCGGAGGAGCTGCAGCAGAGCGTCATGATGTCGGAACACCAGGCTGAGGCCAGTACCGCTGACGGGGACGTCGCAATGGTCAACCAAGTCACTATTACCTCCGACATGTCCAACATCATCGCCAAGCCCGAGCCTAGCGAGGCCGACGAAGACCAAGAGATGCACGATGCACAGGAAGAGAACGACCACCACGACGAGGAAATGGGCGAAGGCGACGATGCCGAACACTCGGACCAAGGCAGCCACGACGGCCATGAtgaccacgaccaccacgaaGACTCCGGTGATGAGCacggcgaagaagaggaacacGACGGTGAAGACCCCGAGGGGTTCGATGAGGATGCCGAGGGAGACGAGGGCGACTCCGTCCACTCCGAGGAACATACCTCGCAACAACACCTACCAAGCGTGGAGGAGGAtcatgacgatgacgaggacgacgatgacgagggtGTCGGTGCCGTCAAGATAAAACCGGGTGACACTGACCATAGCGAAAGTGaaagcgaggaggaggaagacgaccATTCGTCGGCAAGTTCGGCGAGCGTCAGTGATGCGGAATCCGAGGACGAGGTACACTGGGAAGATGCGGCTGAGCACGAACCTGCGggcgacgaggacgatgatgacgagggtTCCGAAAAGGGCGATAGTGGGCTTTGCATGTTCTGCAAGCAAGACGAAGACCACGACCCGGCCGAGGAATTCGAGGAGTATCTTGCATGTGCAGGATGTGGAGACAACG CCCACCAGCAGTGTGCAAGGGAAGCGAATGCGTTGGCCAGTGATCAAG CACTCGACGCCTGGAAATGTCCGAATTGCGCCAGTGAAGAAGGGTCACAAACCGCTGCGGGGAAGAATCACGAGCCGACGCAGGTGAACGGGACGGAAACAATTACCCACCCCACCACACGCCGAGCGTCAGCACCCAAACTGGCTAGGGACCTTCTGCCTCCTCAAAAACACACAAACCCGGACTCCCACTCCGTCTTCAACCAGCTCGTGCTGGACGAGGATCCTATGGATGGATCCCGCGTACTTAGGAAACGTAAGACGTCTTCAGTAGAACCCCCAGAGCACATAATCAGCCTTAGGAAGCGACGCCGGAACACCGTGGGCACCGAAGAAGAACCCGATGAGAGCACAGCCGGCTACGACGAACAAGCGAGGCCGACATCGGCCCGGTCATTGCGAATTAAGATCTCCAATCCTGCAGCCCCGGTCAACATCGTCAAGAAGACACGAAGCAGCATCTTGCTGCGCATGCGTGTAGATCCCACCAAGTTACAGCAGATAACATCGCAACCACCCAAGGGGGACAGCAAGCGATCAAGCCGGTCTGCTCGATCAGGTCGATCCGGCCGTTCAGGACGGTCTGGGCGTAAAACGTCAGGAAGATCAGGTCGGTCGCGCAGGGCGGCCGCAGCAGCTGATGCAATGGAACCTTCCACGGCACCGTTCGCTAGCACAAGCTATACCCAGCCATTTTATTCCTTCTACGATAAGGAGACGGACGAACTCAAAGGAAAGCCATACGGTGGCATCCTCACCGACGCCGAGGCGGATACGTCCAAGACACTACCTCAACCCGAGGATCGTCGGCGATTCGATGAAGCGAAGCAAATGGCCGAGGAGGAATGGCGACAACGACTCCTGAAGATGCAAGCCGAGATCGAGGCACCAGTcaagaagtccaagaagaCGGCCGGTCCAGCCAGCCAAATCGAGTGCATCGAGTTCGGAGGCTGGGAGATCGACACATGGTATGCCGCACCATATCCTGAGGAATACAGCAGGAACCGGGTTCTATATATCTGCGAATTCTGCCTCAAGTACATGAACTCCGACTATGTGGCATGGAGACATAAGCTTAAGTGCCCCGCAAAACACCCACCAGGCGACGAGATTTATCGCCATGGCTCGATATCCGTCTTCGAGGTCGACGGACGCAAAAATCCGGTCTACTGCCAGAATCTCTGCTTGCTGGCCAAGCTCTTCCTTGGGTCCAAGACCCTCTATTACGACGTGGAGCCATTTCTCTTCTACGTCCTCTGTGAATATGACCAATATGGCTACCATTTCGTCGGATACTTCTCCAAGGAAAAGCGGGCGAGTAGTCAGAACAACGTCTCGTGTATTCTCACCTTGCCTATCCACCAACGAAAGGGATACGGTAATCTCCTGATCGACTTCTCCTATCTCCTCACCAGGGTCGAGCAAAAGACTGGCTCCCCAGAAAAGCCTCTTTCCGACATGGGCCTCGTGTCTTACCGGAACTACTGGAGGTTGGTGATGTGCAAGTACCTCCTTGAGCACTGCTCCGGTGAtcccaaggagaagaaaggtcTGAGTATCAAGAAGATCTCCGATGACACGGGCCTTACGCCAGACGACGTCATCTCATCACTGGAGGGCTTGAGATGTTTGGTGCGCGATCCCCAGACCCAACTTTATGCCTTCCGCGTCGACCTACCTTACTGCCGGGAGTACGTCGCAAAGTGGGAGGCCAAGAAATACGTTCAGCTGGAACCAAAAGCCCTCACATGGACTCCCTACGTTATGGGCCGGAGCAATGCCACGAACTTTGAGCTTGGACCAGCACTAAACGCCATCGCCCCTAgggaggacgacgagaccAAGCCAacggttgaagaaggaaccGTTCTCAACGGTAATGCTTCTCAGCCTGACGGTCTGGCAAATCAGGTCGAAAAGATGGAGATTGACACCTCAGCTCCAACCATTCTCGAGTCAACCGAGCCTAACGAGCTGGGTATCATCCAGCCCGAAGTCATCTCCCCTCGATCTGTCCTCAAAACCAACGGTCTCTTCCCCAATGGCTCCGTCCACGGTTCTGTCCACCCCAACGATGACCACGACCGGAAAGCTAAGACCGAGCCGGACGCCGATGGCGAAGATAAAGAGAACCCCGACGACTGGATGGCTCAATACGAGGGCATCCCGCCTACTCGCTTTGAGGTCGTTCCACCGGTCAACACTTCCCGGCGCGGGGCCGGCGTCGACCGCATCCGAAACACTGTTGCCCGCCTACCAGCCGTTCGCACCAACAGCGGCAGCGCCGCCCGGCCACGAAATCCTCGCCGCACGAGCGGTGTCCGCCGCGTATCTTCAGCCATCAAGCCccgcagtagcagcagcagcaagcgcAAAGCAGGTGGCACCGGTCGCGGGCCTGGCCGTTGGCCCAAGGGCACCAAGAAGAGCGACTACGGTAACGCCGAGAGTGGGCCGGGTTTTCCTCCTGGTTGGTTGGCGAAGCAGAAATCGCTCGATTCTACGACGccgaagaaggagggcgaggaggggatGAGGGATACGGTGCATGTTACCCCTACTGCGGAGAGCGCCGCCGGTTACAACATGAGCGGTAGTGgcagtgggagtgggagccGGAGTGCCAACTCTTCTGGCGCGAACGGAAACGGAGAGGACGCTGGGAGTGCCGATAACGGCGACAGCTTTAATGGCGGCGGAGAAGACGAACAAGCAGATATTACCATGAAGGATGACGACAATTAG
- the nuo9.8 gene encoding NADH:ubiquinone oxidoreductase 9.8 kDa subunit gives MPVPFEALIPYAIIVTMFGVTGAGLSAIKTAQNGGKKARWSLDTWDRQMMDRDRRLTGWLRGQTDAADAPYGFEYNNPWRVEKRFS, from the exons ATGCCTGTCCCATTCGAGGCCCTCATTCCCTATGCCATCATCGTCACG ATGTTCGGCGTCACGGGCGCCGGCCTGTCTGCCATCAAGACTGCCCAGAACGGCGGCAAGAAGGCGAGATGGTCGTTGGATACCTGGGATAGA CAAA TGATGGACCGCGACCGCAGACTTACCGGATGGTTACGAGGGCAAACAGATGCCGCAGATGCGCCTTATGGGTTTGAGTACAACAACCCGTGGAGA GTTGAGAAACGGTTTTCGTGA
- a CDS encoding 60S ribosomal protein L8 — MVKWPEYVRLQRQKKILNMRLKVPPALAQFQQVLDKNTAAQAFKLLNKYRPETKTEKKERLLQEATAIKEGKKKEDVSKKPYVVKYGLNHVVGLIENKKASLVLIPNDVDPIELVVFLPALCRKMGIPYAIIKGKARLGTVVHKKTAAVLALTEVRAEDKNELAKLVSAIKEGYLEKNEQARRQWGGGIMGVKSQMKIAKRKKALENAIKV; from the exons ATGGTGAAGTGGCCTGAGTATGTCCGCCTCCAGCGCCAGAAGAAGATCCTCAACATGCGCTTGAAGGTCCCCCCTGCGCTCGCCCAGTTCCAGCAGGTTCTCGACAAGAACACCGCTGCCCAGGCTTTCAAGCTCCTCAACAAGTACCGCCCTGAGACCAAgaccgagaagaaggagcgtcTCCTCCAGGAGGCTACCGCCATCaaggagggcaagaagaaggaggatgtcTCCAAGAAGCCCTACGTTGTCAAGTACGGTCTCAACCACGTTGTTGGCCTCATTGAGAACAAGAAGGCttccctcgtcctcatccccAACGATGTCGACCCCATCGAGCTCGTTGTCTTCCTCCCCGCTCTCTGCCGCAAGATGGGCATCCCCTATGCCATCATCAAGGGCAAGGCTCGTCTCGGCACTGTCGTCCACAAGAAG ACCGCTGCCGTCCTCGCCCTCACTGAGGTCCGCGCTGAGGACAAGAACGAGCTCGCCAAGCTCGTCTCCGCCATCAAGGAGGGCTACCTCGAGAAGAACGAGCAGGCTCGCCGCCAGTGGGGTGGTGGTATCATGGGCGTCAAGTCCCAGATGAAGATTGCCAAGCGCAAGAAGGCTCTCGAGAACGCCATCAAGGTCTAA
- a CDS encoding carbonic anhydrase — protein MSADNTFHYALSSNNAWAGYKAHQNPQFFPKLAGGQSPEILWIGCSDSRCPETTILGMQPGDVFVHRNIANIISPTDINTTAVIEYAVANLKVKHVVLCGHSACGGAAAALSDARVGGVLDTWLLPLKTVRFNHAEELEAITDEKERIMRIAQLNVEAGIKVLMNNATIREAIAERGLEVHGVFFDISCGRIKELGCGTAHAGKGDHVVRGKHGQLVFGQDGEAAIAAAQ, from the exons ATGTCCGCCGACAACACATTCCACTACGCCTTGAGCTCCAACAATGCTTGGGCTGGTTACAAGGCCCATCAGAATCCCCAGTTCTTCCCCAAGCTAGCTGGCGGCCAGTCTCCGGAAATCC TCTGGATTGGTTGCTCCGACTCTCGCTGCCCCGAGACCACTATTCTGGGCATGCAACCCGGTGATGTCTTTGTCCACCGCAACATTGCCAACATCATCTCCCCCACCGACATCAACACTACGGCTGTGATTGAGTACGCCGTCGCCAACCTCAAGGTCAAGCACGTTGTTCTCTGTGGCCACTCAGCGTGTGGTGGAGCGGCCGCTGCCCTTTCCGACGCCCGGGTCGGTGGCGTTCTCGACACCTGGCTGCTCCCTCTCAAGACGGTCCGCTTCAACCACGCCGAGGAGCTCGAGGCCATCACAGACGAAAAGGAGCGTATCATGCGCATCGCCCAGCTCAACGTGGAGGCGGGCATCAAGGTGCTCATGAACAACGCCACGATTCGGGAAGCCATCGCAGAGCGTGGGCTCGAGGTCCATGGTGTGTTCTTTGATATCAGCTGCGGACGCATCAAGGAGCTCGGGTGCGGCACGGCTCACGCGGGAAAGGGCGACCATGTTGTTAGGGGCAAGCATGGTCAGCTTGTGTTTGGACAGGATGGCGAGGCTGCGATTGCTGCTGCGCAGTAA